The Rhodoligotrophos appendicifer sequence AGCCTATCCTCATGTCGACGACTGGGTCCGGTTCCGCGAGGACGGCCGCCTGACGATCAGAACCGGTAAGGTCGATATCGGTCAGCGTATCAGTACGGCGTTGGCGCTCATCGCCGCTGAAGAATTCGATGTCGGCTACGACCGCATCGATATTGAGAGCGTCGATACGGATGTCTCGCTGGATGAAGAATATACCTCGGCAAGCAACTCCATCGAGCGCTCCGGGCAGTCGATCCGGCTCGCCGTGGCCACTGCGCGGCGGCATCTCATGACGCTCGCCAGCACAGCGCTGGGGGCGGAGATCAGTAAACTTGAGGTCACAGACGGTCTGGTTAAAAGCCGGGACAGCAATTACACCGTCAGCTATTGGGATCTCATTCAAGCAGATGGCTTTAACATCCCTGTAGACAAGGAAATTTCGACAAAGCGGCCCGAAGACTACAAGCTCATCGGGAGAAAGAAAGTCGTCCCGAAATCACTTCCGGATTTGATTAGCGGGAAAGCGTTATTTGTTCAGGACCTGAGCATGCCTGACATGTTGCATGCCCGGGTCATTCGCCCGCCGCATTACCACGCCCGACTGGAAGGGCTGACAGGGCTGTCGGAAGCGGAGGATGCTGTTCTTGTTCAAGATGGAAGCTTTCTCGCTGTCGCTTCATCCGACGAATACAGGACGATCCGCCTTGCTGAGAAGATCCGGGCCGGCACGCGCTGGACCTGTGAAAAACCCATGGACGACAGCAACATTTATCAGCAGCTCATTTGCAATCGACGCGAAAGCCTGCCGGTGAGCAGTGAGGGTGCTACCTTTGATCCGGTGCAGCCATTGCAAGATCCTCCGCTGTCTGCAGTCGCGACCATCGAAGCGAGAATCATGCGCCCCTACCTCATGCATGGCTCGATCGGACCATCGGCTGCGATGGCGCTCTATAAAGATGAACGGCTTACAATCTGGACCCATTCGCAGGGTGTCTTCCCCCTGAAAATGACCCTTGCAGAAGTGCTCAATCTGGATCCGCAAGCCTTGCGTCTCATCCAGATGCGGGGTCCGGGAACCTATGGCCACAATGGTGCGGACGATGCAGCTTTAGACGCGGCACTCGTTGCTCTGGCGGTTCCAGGAAGGCCGATCCTCCTGAAATGGACGCGATCCGATGAACATTGCTGGGAGCCCTATGGGCCGGCAATGGTCGTCGATATCAGGGCAAGCCTCGATGCTGACGGGATGATCGTCGATTGGTCACACGAGACATACAGCGGAACACACAGGACACGCCCCCGACCGGGGCCGGATAAGGCGGGTCCGAGGCGCATGCTGGCGACCCACCATCTGAGTACTCCAGTGGCCCCGTTTGTCCCTGAACCAGCGCTTTCCGGCCCAATGGCGGGCATTCACCGCGGGGCGTTTCCTTACTACGATGTCCCATCGCCTCGCGTCGTCAAGCACCTGGTCCATGATTTACCGCTGCGGACGTCGACCCTGCGCACGCTGGGAAGTTTCACAAACGTCTTCGCGATCGAGACGATGATGGATCGGCTGGCCGAGGCGGCAGGAAAGGATCCAATAGACTTCCGCCTGTCCCATCTCCGCGACGAGCGGGCCAAATCCGTGATCCGTGCAGCGGCGGACACGGCAAATTGGCCCGGCAGCAACGAGGATTCGCACGGGCGTGGCTTTGCTTTCGCACGCTACAACAATCGAAAAGCCTATGCCGCCGTCATTGCCGACATCGTGCTTGGCGACGATGCGGACTTACGCTTTAAACGGATCACAATCGCTGTAGACGCCGGAGAGATCATCGATCACGACGGGCTTCGCCTGCAAATCGAGGGTGGCGTCCTGCAAGCAGCAAGTTGGATGCGATACGAGGAAGTTCACTACGATCAGGATGGGATCGCCAGTCGCGATTGGGAGACTTATCCCATCCTTCGGTGCGATAACATTCCCCACATTGAGGTGGTGCTGCTCGACCGCCCCGGCAAGCGCTATCTGGGACCCTCGGAATGTTCATTGTCTCCAACGGGTGCCGCCATCGCGAACGCGGTCTATAATGCCACTGGCTTGCGACTGAGTCGGATGCCATTCACGCCTGAATCCATTCGCAGCGCGGCTATGGACACTTAATTGGCCCCGCAAAGAACAACGCCTTGACAATTCACATCCCTCGCAGCGGCAAGCAGCCGTTGACACCCTATGTCCTGCTCACCCTCGCGAGCCTCTTCTGGGGCGGTAACGCCGTTGCCGGACAACTCGCCATTGGCGAGATCTCTCCCATGGCTCTCACCTGTCTGAGATGGCTCGTGGTCGCTGTTGGTTTGCTGACATTCTATTCTCGCGAGGTGATCGAAGCTCTGCCGACGATACGCCAGCACAAATGGGGCCTTCTCCTCACCGGCTCGCTAGGTTTCACAGTATTTAATTTTCTATTCTATTATTCTGCGTATTACACAGAGGCAATGAACATCCTCATCATTCAAGGTGCGTTGCCTTTACCGGTGCTGATTGCTTCTGCAATAATGTATCGGCAGGCAATTACCATCAATCAAATGATTGGAATGGCCCTTGTGATCTTCGGCGTCATCTATCTCGCCACAAGGGGACAGCCGGCGCTGATGCTGGACATGGGCATAAACAAGGGTGATCTCCTGATCATGCTGGCCTGCCTCATCCAAGCAGCCTACACAATTTCAATCGCGCGCAAACCGCCCCTCAGCAATGAAGTGCTTTTCTGTGGTCTGGCGATATCTGCCTTCGTGACGTCTGTCCCCATGCTGGTGGCCGAAATCATCGCAGGAAAAACCCAGATACCCACGTTGGAGGGACTGGGGATCTTGGCCTATGTCGCTGTTTTCCCATCCACACTCGCGCAAATTTTCTTTATTCGCGCCATTGCATGCATCGGGCCAGGTCGCACCGGCTTCTTTGTCAATTTGACGCCGGTCTTTGGCTCAGGCTTGGCAATACTGCTTCTCGGAGAAGTCCCTCACGCCTATCATGCGATCTCCCTCGCCTGTGTGGTTTTGGGAATTGTTGCGGTAGAGATACGCAAACGGCGTTGACCTTCATCCGATGCTGAAAGACTTTCAGTTGGCCATGAATGCCGGCCGTACCCTTTCCGCGATCAGCTTGATTGCCTCGCGTCGATCGGGACCAAGCACTCCATAAAGGAGGGGCCATCGCAGACCGGCGTCGGCAAATTCAAGGAGGCGATCGGTCACCTGCGTCGGGGTGCCGGCGATCGCAACCTTATCCATAAGATCGTCCGACAGCATTTTTGCCGCGGAATCCGGTCCCTCATTCTTCACGCAGGCTGCGATCTTCTTGACCTCATCCTCGTCGACGCCAGCAGCTTTGAGCAGCGTGTCGTTCTTTATGTTCTGAACTTTATTCGCCACATACACCACCGTGAGGCGCCGTATGGCTGCCCGCGCGGAAGCTTCGTCTTCAGCAACGGAAAAGGGGAGCGTACCACCCACCGGGATTGTGTCGGCTGACCGCTGGGACTTGGCCGCACCTTGTGCAATGAGTTCGCGCGCTAGGGTCACGAACCCGGGACTGGTAAAAGTTGGCAACAAGACGATATCCGCGATCTCGCCGCCAAGCTTTATCATCAGAGGACCCGTCGCACCAATTGCTATCGGGACCTGACCCAGCTGTTTGTCTGGTGTGGCCGGCGCGTCAAGCTTGTAAATCTCGCCATGATAATCAACGGGTCGTCCGTCGAGCAATTCCCTCACCAGGCCAATGCTTTCGCGGATCGTCGGTGCCGCCCGCATGGTCTTTTCCGTCCATCCCATATGGAGGGCAGCGGCCTTGGCCGCACCGAGCCCCATGATGAAACGACCGTCGGACAATCGGCTGGTTGTATGACATTCCATCGCCAGAAGACCGGGGTGACGGGTGTAGGGCGGGACAATGCCCAAGCCGATGGTGATGCGCGACGTAACCATCGCCATTGCCGCCGCTAAAGATGTAGAGCTCGAGGGTTCCCCGAGATTTCGAAAATAGTGATATCCCTCGGCGATCCAGAAACCATCCAGACCTTTTTGGTCTGCAAGAACCGCGAGATCAATCATCTCCTTCGCGGGTGTCGTTGTCAGCAAGCAGACGCCAATATGTTTTTCAGGTAACACCACTTTGCAGCCTCCAGCGCGACGCTTCGGGCATCAACTGCCTTGGCCGCGTTCCTTCCTGAGAATGTCAAGCAACCGCCTCCCGGTATTGCGGACGTGCGAGCGCGAGCTGATAGCCGCTTCGTCCGCGTCACCCCTGACGAAGGCTTCAAAGATCGTCCGATGCTCTCGGTGAGCGTCCTTCAGCTGTGAAACGAGCCGTGCGCCCATGCGGACGTATCGTTCGGAATTGTCATGGAGCGTACCGAGCAGGTTGCACATCATCTCTCTTCGGGAGATTGTGAACAGGCGCTCATGAAACGCGCGATTTAACGTCGCGAAGTTGACAAGATCCCGGTTCGAGCGCGGCCGGATCTTTTCCATCTCTTCAATAATTGGGCGAATTTCGGCGATATCCTCATCGGTGCGCTTCGCTGTGGCGACGTAAACAGCGTGCTGTTCAACAATCGCCCGCAGCTCAAAGATCTCGTCGATATCTTCTAAGCTCAGCGAGGCGACCACGAAGCCCTGGCGCGGCCGCAAATGAACGAGCCCCTCGACCTCAAGACGGGTAAGTGCCTCGCGCACCGGCAGTCTGCTGACACCGAGAAGGTTGGCGATCTTCTCTTGTCGCAAGGGCATGCCCTGTTCAAATTCGCCAGAAAAAATCATGTCCCGGACTTTTGCATAGACGAATTCGGGCAATGTCGGCACTTCCGCGCCGCTCTCGAAACGAGAGGCATTATTGCGTGTCGTGAACTTCATCTAGCGCCTTGCATATTGTATCCGATTGCCTATCATGCTCCCGTTGGCGGATCAAGGTTCATGAGGGCCATGCCGCTCGCAGTTAAATAACTTCACGCTCGCGATAAGGAACCGCAAGGTTCGCCAGAAGAGGGGCGCTACAATCGCGCTGCGTCGACCTTGGGACAGGAGGGAGATTATGTTTTTGCGCTCGAAATTTGTGGCAGCCGGAGCGTTTTGCGCCAGCATTCTATTTTCCGGTTACTTGGCCAGTTCAGCACAGGCGGCGGAAGACGTTACCGTTTTTCTGCAGCCCATCGTTCCCTACGACTCCATATGGATGGCCGATGAAAAAGGAATATTCGAGAAAGAAGGACTGAATATCACTTACCGGCTGTTCCCATCGGGGACCACGGCGCTCCAGTCGTTTCGCGTCGGCGAAGGCGATATCCTGCTTGGCGGCGATTTTCCTGGTGTTCAGTACTGGGTGCAGAACAATAAGGATTATCGTTTGATCGCCGTGATTGATCGGGATCCCTCAAGCTATGTTGTGACGGCAAAGAAGGACATTACGAAAGCGGAGGATCTTCGCGGCAAACGGGTCGCCACAAGAGTGGGATCGACGGTCGACTGGTTCCTATCGGCCTATCTCAAGGCACATGGCATGACAAAGGATGACATCGAGGTCATCAATTTGGATGGTCAAGTGATGCCGGCCGCTCTCTGCAACGGTGACATTGACGCCTTCTTCTTCTGGCAGCCCTACAACAATACCGCCATCGAAACCTGCCCGGACATTGCGCATAATCTGTCGGATGCCAAAGGTTATATCCCTGGGTTCTCCATTGCCGCCGCGCGCCCGGAATGGCTGGAAAAGCATCCGGAGATCGCCAAAGCGTTCCTGCGCGGAATGCTTCAGGGCAAGGAGATTGCCGAGAAAGACAAGGAAGCGGTCATCGCTTACGCCGACAAGAACCTGAGCATGCCGCGTGCGATCGTCGAGGCCCAGTGGCCTGTGAAAAACCGCATCATCGCTCTCGATGACGGCGTCTATGCCGATTATTGCAAACTTGCTGAATGGATGCGCGACGAGAAGCTGATGGAGGGTCCCTTCGATCTCAAAGAGTTCGTCTGGACGAAAGGACTTGAAGAGGTCGATCCTTCGAGAGTTACAGCTCCGCCGCCTCCCTGTTAATCGAAGTAGGGCGAAGAATTTGCTTATCGTTGCCGAAAATGTCGAGAAAATCTATGGCGATCCTGAGACTGGATACCATGCACTTGAGGCAATTAATCTTGAGATCAGAGATGGCGAATTCTTCTGCCTTCTAGGAGCCAGCGGGTGTGGCAAGACCACGCTGCTTAACATGCTCGCCGGCTTCGAGCCCGTTTCGAGGGGCAGTCTGACCCTGAATGGCAAGCCCATCACCGGACCCGACAGCTCGCGGATCATGTTCTTTCAAGATGCGAATGAAGCTCTTTTTCCCTGGCTGACGGTTTCGGAAAACGTCGAATTCGGGTTGCGCATCAAAGGCATTCCCGCCGCACAACGCCGGGAGCCTGCGGAACATTATCTCTCGATGGTCGGTTTGTCTCAGCACAAGGACAAGCTGCCTTCAGAACTGTCCGGGGGGATGCGCCAACGTGTGCAGATTGCGCGCGCACTCGTCATGGATCCGGAAATCGTGCTCATGGACGAGCCGTTTGCCGCCCTTGATGCGCTGACGCGGCGCAAGATGAACTTGGAGCTGCTCCGGATCTGGGAAAGCACGCGCAAGACGGTGGTGCTGGTCACCCATGACATTCCGGAGGCGATCCTGCTTTCTGATCGTATCGCGATAATGTCAGTCGGTCCAAAGTCGCACATCGTTGAAATAATGAATATCGATATGCCCCGGCCCCGTGATCCTGGTTCAGCAGTGTTCGGCGAACTCTATAAGACAATCGAGTCAACCCTATCCAGGATTGAGTGAGCTCGTGGCCTGATGGTGGAGAAAGTGCTAAAGAGCCGGAAGATGCGCTTGGAACGCTCAAATTCAGTGCGCAGAAACGCTTTTATGTCACCGACATTTCGAGCTTTCCGCCCCCTTATTGCCACTACACTTTCGCTCATCGCGGCACTTTTTCTGTGGCACATCGTATCCACCTATTTCGTGAATCCAAGGCTGGTCCCCCCGCCGCTGTCGGTGTTCGAAACCGCTATTCCTATGATTAAGAGCGGAGAGCTCTTCAGACACGCGGGCATAAGCTTGTGGAGGATCGCCCTCGGCTTTGCCACCGGGTCCATAGCGGCAATTGTGATCGGCGTCCTCATGGGTAAGCTTCGCATCATCAACGAAGCGCTCGAACCCATAATAGAGGTGCTGCGCTACCTGTCGCCCACGGCGATGATCCCGATCGCGATCATCTGGTTCGGCATCGGTGAGATGTCGAAGTACTTCCTGATTTTTTGGGCAACGTTCTTTTTTGTTCTGATCAACACGATTGCGGGCGTCATCGGGACACCGATACCGAGGCAGCGTGCCGCCCAGTG is a genomic window containing:
- a CDS encoding ABC transporter ATP-binding protein; the encoded protein is MLIVAENVEKIYGDPETGYHALEAINLEIRDGEFFCLLGASGCGKTTLLNMLAGFEPVSRGSLTLNGKPITGPDSSRIMFFQDANEALFPWLTVSENVEFGLRIKGIPAAQRREPAEHYLSMVGLSQHKDKLPSELSGGMRQRVQIARALVMDPEIVLMDEPFAALDALTRRKMNLELLRIWESTRKTVVLVTHDIPEAILLSDRIAIMSVGPKSHIVEIMNIDMPRPRDPGSAVFGELYKTIESTLSRIE
- a CDS encoding ABC transporter permease, with the translated sequence MSPTFRAFRPLIATTLSLIAALFLWHIVSTYFVNPRLVPPPLSVFETAIPMIKSGELFRHAGISLWRIALGFATGSIAAIVIGVLMGKLRIINEALEPIIEVLRYLSPTAMIPIAIIWFGIGEMSKYFLIFWATFFFVLINTIAGVIGTPIPRQRAAQCLGASQLQIFLLIIIPSAVPYIVTGMRVAMASAFMAIIPAEMLAANSGIGYLLQQSGVLMQTNRIFVALAVICLLGFVTDRIFQWLINVTMARYLMKPQVN
- a CDS encoding xanthine dehydrogenase family protein molybdopterin-binding subunit, which translates into the protein MADHTDINASLAAYPHVDDWVRFREDGRLTIRTGKVDIGQRISTALALIAAEEFDVGYDRIDIESVDTDVSLDEEYTSASNSIERSGQSIRLAVATARRHLMTLASTALGAEISKLEVTDGLVKSRDSNYTVSYWDLIQADGFNIPVDKEISTKRPEDYKLIGRKKVVPKSLPDLISGKALFVQDLSMPDMLHARVIRPPHYHARLEGLTGLSEAEDAVLVQDGSFLAVASSDEYRTIRLAEKIRAGTRWTCEKPMDDSNIYQQLICNRRESLPVSSEGATFDPVQPLQDPPLSAVATIEARIMRPYLMHGSIGPSAAMALYKDERLTIWTHSQGVFPLKMTLAEVLNLDPQALRLIQMRGPGTYGHNGADDAALDAALVALAVPGRPILLKWTRSDEHCWEPYGPAMVVDIRASLDADGMIVDWSHETYSGTHRTRPRPGPDKAGPRRMLATHHLSTPVAPFVPEPALSGPMAGIHRGAFPYYDVPSPRVVKHLVHDLPLRTSTLRTLGSFTNVFAIETMMDRLAEAAGKDPIDFRLSHLRDERAKSVIRAAADTANWPGSNEDSHGRGFAFARYNNRKAYAAVIADIVLGDDADLRFKRITIAVDAGEIIDHDGLRLQIEGGVLQAASWMRYEEVHYDQDGIASRDWETYPILRCDNIPHIEVVLLDRPGKRYLGPSECSLSPTGAAIANAVYNATGLRLSRMPFTPESIRSAAMDT
- a CDS encoding ABC transporter substrate-binding protein; this translates as MFLRSKFVAAGAFCASILFSGYLASSAQAAEDVTVFLQPIVPYDSIWMADEKGIFEKEGLNITYRLFPSGTTALQSFRVGEGDILLGGDFPGVQYWVQNNKDYRLIAVIDRDPSSYVVTAKKDITKAEDLRGKRVATRVGSTVDWFLSAYLKAHGMTKDDIEVINLDGQVMPAALCNGDIDAFFFWQPYNNTAIETCPDIAHNLSDAKGYIPGFSIAAARPEWLEKHPEIAKAFLRGMLQGKEIAEKDKEAVIAYADKNLSMPRAIVEAQWPVKNRIIALDDGVYADYCKLAEWMRDEKLMEGPFDLKEFVWTKGLEEVDPSRVTAPPPPC
- a CDS encoding GntR family transcriptional regulator; translation: MKFTTRNNASRFESGAEVPTLPEFVYAKVRDMIFSGEFEQGMPLRQEKIANLLGVSRLPVREALTRLEVEGLVHLRPRQGFVVASLSLEDIDEIFELRAIVEQHAVYVATAKRTDEDIAEIRPIIEEMEKIRPRSNRDLVNFATLNRAFHERLFTISRREMMCNLLGTLHDNSERYVRMGARLVSQLKDAHREHRTIFEAFVRGDADEAAISSRSHVRNTGRRLLDILRKERGQGS
- a CDS encoding LLM class flavin-dependent oxidoreductase; the encoded protein is MLPEKHIGVCLLTTTPAKEMIDLAVLADQKGLDGFWIAEGYHYFRNLGEPSSSTSLAAAMAMVTSRITIGLGIVPPYTRHPGLLAMECHTTSRLSDGRFIMGLGAAKAAALHMGWTEKTMRAAPTIRESIGLVRELLDGRPVDYHGEIYKLDAPATPDKQLGQVPIAIGATGPLMIKLGGEIADIVLLPTFTSPGFVTLARELIAQGAAKSQRSADTIPVGGTLPFSVAEDEASARAAIRRLTVVYVANKVQNIKNDTLLKAAGVDEDEVKKIAACVKNEGPDSAAKMLSDDLMDKVAIAGTPTQVTDRLLEFADAGLRWPLLYGVLGPDRREAIKLIAERVRPAFMAN
- a CDS encoding DMT family transporter, with translation MTIHIPRSGKQPLTPYVLLTLASLFWGGNAVAGQLAIGEISPMALTCLRWLVVAVGLLTFYSREVIEALPTIRQHKWGLLLTGSLGFTVFNFLFYYSAYYTEAMNILIIQGALPLPVLIASAIMYRQAITINQMIGMALVIFGVIYLATRGQPALMLDMGINKGDLLIMLACLIQAAYTISIARKPPLSNEVLFCGLAISAFVTSVPMLVAEIIAGKTQIPTLEGLGILAYVAVFPSTLAQIFFIRAIACIGPGRTGFFVNLTPVFGSGLAILLLGEVPHAYHAISLACVVLGIVAVEIRKRR